One Paenibacillus sp. FSL W8-0186 genomic window carries:
- a CDS encoding xanthine phosphoribosyltransferase has product MEKLKQRIAEEGVIVSEQVLKLDALLNHQVDPELTMEMGKEFARRFKEDNVTRVVTVESSGIAVAFATAYELGVPLVFARRKKTLLAENNMLCERVPSFTKGIVTDILISRDFISENDRILFIDDIIANGDAARGLIKIVQRAGAELVGAGIVVEKTFQAGGKAIREQGIRLESLVQIGSLAGGKITFAE; this is encoded by the coding sequence ATGGAGAAATTAAAACAACGGATTGCCGAGGAAGGCGTTATTGTCTCGGAGCAGGTACTCAAGCTGGACGCTCTGCTCAATCACCAGGTCGATCCCGAGCTGACGATGGAAATGGGCAAGGAATTCGCCAGACGTTTCAAAGAGGATAACGTCACCCGTGTGGTCACGGTGGAATCCTCCGGGATCGCCGTGGCGTTCGCTACCGCCTATGAGCTTGGGGTTCCTCTGGTGTTCGCGCGGCGGAAGAAGACGCTGCTCGCCGAGAACAATATGCTCTGTGAACGGGTTCCTTCGTTTACGAAAGGAATTGTGACGGACATTCTGATCTCTCGAGATTTCATTTCGGAAAATGATCGAATTTTGTTCATTGATGACATCATTGCAAACGGCGATGCTGCACGGGGGCTGATCAAAATTGTTCAGCGAGCCGGCGCCGAGCTGGTTGGGGCGGGTATTGTTGTCGAGAAGACGTTCCAGGCCGGCGGCAAAGCGATTCGCGAGCAGGGAATCCGGCTGGAATCGCTCGTGCAAATCGGCTCGCTTGCGGGCGGCAAGATCACTTTTGCCGAATAA